GTGATTCAGCAGCTATATCTACATCGTACTGTCATTCAGAACACTCCAAGAAATTATTAATAGCATTTTGAAGATCCTCCCAATGTAGTTTGTGAAGCATGTCTGTTACCATAATTGATGCTGTAAAACACACATCATCTGGATTCATGTACGAAAACGGGGTTCCACTGTAGTACATGCTCATTCTGTGGTGTTGATCACATtcatcacaatatggctgagacataATTGCTGATGTGAGATTAAATATTATCTCACCTTTTAATCATATATATACCTTCCAGTACAATCATATATTATCATTGCATGTCATCTTGACTCTGAGACGTGActgattgtgtgtcatcatGCCCCAGAGACTTGActgattgtgtgtcatcataccCCACAGACTTGACTGATTTTGTGTCATGTCCCTGACACTTGACTGATTGTGTCATCATTTCCCggagacttgactgattgtGTGTCGTCATGCCCTAGTGACTTGACCCATTGTATGTCATCACACCCCACAGACTTGACTGATTTTGTGTCATGTCCCTGACACTTGACTGATTGTGTCATCATTTCCCggagacttgactgattgtGTGTCGTCATGCCCTAGTGACTTGACCCATTGTATGTCATCACACCCCACAGACTTGACTGATTTTGTGTCATGTCCCTGACACTTGACTGATTGTGTCATCATTTCCCGGAGACTTTTCTGATTGTGTGTCGTCATGCCCTAGTGACTTGACCCATTGTATGTCATCACACCCCACAGACTTGACTGATTTTGTGTCATGTCCCTGACACTTGACTGATTGTGTCATCATTTCCCGGAGACTTTTctgattgtgtgtcatcatGCCCTAGTGACTTGACCCATTGTATGTCATCACACCCCACAGACTTGACTGATTGTGTCATCACTCCCCAGAGACTTGACTGATTGTGTGTTGTCATGCCCCTGAGACTTGACTGATTGTGTTTCGTCATGCCCCTGAGACTTGACTGATAGActgattgtgtgtcattgtgCCTCAGGATCATTGTTTATGCTTTAGGTCACCTGTTTGTTTGTCCTGttcctgaaatatttacactttGGTGTGGTATGatctgaatattgctgactgcaatGTGAAACATGTACTGCTTGAATAGTTTGTCCCAGACTTGTGTTTGAATACTCCTCTTTTGGTATCTTACTCAGATAGGCACTCAGGGCACTAATTATATTGATAATTGTATTAGGTCCTCTCAGTCCATAATGATAATGAAGAACAAACATCTGATTGCAGGGCAAATTTGAGTGACAACTACTTCACCAATAGACAAGATAGATATGTGTTATTCAATGACAGTAAGTCTCTGGCAGACTTCTTTGACAATCTGGTGAAAACAGTAGGCAACCTCTCATTCAAGATGAAGCATGACAACACCCTAGCTCTAGCCGATGAGGAATCTATACATCCATTTAAAGGTGAGACCTATGTATCTACAGGATTACAGCTAGCCTATATTAGACGTCCATATAAAGGTGAGACCTATGTATCTACAGGATTACAGGTAACCTATATTGTACATCCATATAAAGGTGAGACCTATGTATCTACAGGATTACATAAAACCTATATTATACATCCATATAAAGGTGAGACCTACGTATCTACAGGATTACAGCTAGCCTATAGTATACATCCATATAAAGGTGTGACCTATGTATCTACAGGATTACAGGAAACCTATATTATACATCCATATAAAGGTGAGACCTACGTATCTACAGGATTACAGGAAACCTATATTATACATCCATATAAAGGTGAGACCTACGTATCTACAGGATTACAGCTAGCCTATAGTATACATCCATATAAAGGTGAGACCTGTGTATCTACAGGATTACAGCTAGCCTACATTATACATTCATTTAAAGGTGAGACCTATGTATCTACAGGATTACAGCTAGCCTACATTATACATTCATTTAAAGGTGAGACCTGTGTATCTACAGGATTACAGCTAGCCTATATTATACACTCATTTAAAGGTGAGACCTATGTATCTACAGGCTTACAGCTAGCCTATATTATACATCCATATAAAGGTGAGACCTACGTATCTACAGGATTACAGCTAGCCTATAGTATACATCCATATAAAGGTGTGACCTATGTATCTACAGGCTTACAGCTAGCCTATATTATACATCCATATAAAGGTGAGACCTATGTATCTACAGGATGACAGCTAGCCTATAGTATACATCCATATAAAGGTGAGACCTATGTATCTACAGGATTACAGCTAGCCTATATTATACATCCATATAAAGGTGAGACCTACGTATCTACAGGATTACAGCTAGCCTATAGTATGCATCCATATAAAGGTGTGACCTATGTATCTACAGGATTACAGGAAACCTATATTATACATCCATATAAAGGTGAGACCTACGTATCTACAGGATTACAGGAAACCTATATTATACATCCATATAAAGGTGAGACCTACGTATCTACAGGATTACAGGAAACCTATATTATACATCCATATAAAGGTGAGACCTACGTATCTACAGGATTACAGCTAGCCTACAGTATACATCCATATAAAGGTGAGACCTGTGTATCTACAGGATTACAGCTAGCCTACATTATACATTCATTTAAAGGTGAGACCTATGTATCTACAGGATTACAGCTAGCCTATATTATACATCCATTTAAAGGTGAGACCTATGTATCTACAGGATTACAGATAGCCTATGGTTGATGGTGAGTCATGCATTTAGCATGATAATGATGACAGCACATCATGGCCAGTGGTGTGATGGGTAACTGTCACAATGTTTTTTTCCTTAGAATGGTTCTGTAAAATcttcatgaaaatgaaataactgCATAAACTATGTTCCAACATTTTTAGCAGAAAAAATCAAACGTCCATTCATCTTGTATGTTTGGTCAGTAATTCTGCCACATGCTGTGATCACTTATATGTGAGAATTAATTTTCCCTTCTCTCTCCTAGAAATATATTGCTTTAGAAAATCTGTACCACAAGGCACTATTAGTCAGAACTTATTACAGAAATAATTTGTTCTGATTTGTGTTTGTCCAGCCTTGAATAATGCCTGTGATTAAATTGTAGATAATGATGATGGAAGCCGATTTAAGAGGAGAGCCAGGAAACAGATTCAGAAACTGCTCACTTCATCAATGGAATATTCATGGAATATGGAGGATGACCGCACACATTGTGAAGAAGATGGTACATCTGGCTATGACACACTGGTGTACCCACTGATACAGATGGGGCCATTAGGGATCACACATGATGAGAATATCACGTTGAACTTGTTCCGATCTGCAGCTCCTGGGGATGAGATTCTGCTCGCCTCTGGGTACTTCAATCTGACCGATCACTATATGAATGTAATTCTCCAGGAGTCACATGCCAAGTATGGCATTCTAATGGCCTCCCCAGAAGTAAGTTATCTTTTAATGGTGGCAAATAAATGAAAAAGAGGGATTGATAAGTTTGTTTTAGTACAGTCTCATCAATCCATGAACACTTTTGACATGACTTGTTtcttacatatacatgtataatgttttcATATACTCAGTCTGCGCATGGATCTACATATTTGCTCATATTTTCAACCCTTTGTGCTGATGCCAAGTTTATTTGTTCCCTAAAAGGTGAATGGTTTCTTCGGAGCCAAGGGAATTGCTGGATCTATACCAACAGCATATGTGCACATTGCTAACCTGTTCTTCAAGAGCTTGGTGTGGTATGGTCAGACACAGAGAATACAGATGTTTGAGTACTTCCGAGACAAGTGGACTTTCCATGTTAAAGGCTTGTGGTATTACCTTCCTGGAGAGAGCCTCCCAAGCCTTACCTTTATAGGCTCTCCCAACTTTGGTGAGCTACTTtatttgagggtccctggggctcatactcttaattttcaggggtccCAGGTAAACATTTTCGAGACTGTCTTAGCACTTTGATAGTCGTAAACTAATGTCAGTGTATGGCACTTACCAACTATCATAGCACTGAGAGAGCTTGGAAAATTTGGGCCTTGGACTACTAAAAAGGGACCCAAGACTCTTAAATATTCTTATATTTACTGTAGTAATATTATTGTACTTCAGTTtctgtattgtattgtgtactGCGATCACCACATTGTTACAGCAGTTTAATCGCAGAAGATGCCTTAACCTGACTAGTAGCAAACATAGTGATAACTTACTGTTACTGAATGGTCAGAATTTTCCCGAAGagtattttgacattttctgtgTCCCTGTGGATGTGCTTCTcaattttattgcatttattgtcaATTTTAAGGGTAGGCATTCTTAAGTCCCTGGTTTGTGAGGCACTGACTGCCTAGCTGCCATCTTGTTCAAATATACCAGTCAGCAGGGTAATCTGTAGTCCCACtcatattgtttgaaatgttgaTCTGAGGTCATAAAAGATGCTGTTAACTCAACTTGGTGATCTGTGGACTCACATCTTATGTGCCAGTCACAAAGTGTTAAAGATTTAACAGGCTGAAGAATCATATATTCCTGTCCACCTTCTGATTGAAGTTCATTCAGGTTACAACTAATAGTGCTGTTGTGTCTATGTTTCCTGTACAGGGTACAGGTCAGTGTATCGAGATCTGGAGTGTCAACTGGCTGTCGTAACTGAGAACACTCGCTTAAGGGAACAGCTGCGGGAGGTTAGTGCTTGTGGTGTATGAGGATTTGCATATGAAACATGTAGGGAAACTGGTTCTTCTTTCAGGTAAAGACTTCAGTACAGTTCTGAccatgtaaattatttttttttaaatttgttaaTATCAGTG
The nucleotide sequence above comes from Haliotis asinina isolate JCU_RB_2024 chromosome 5, JCU_Hal_asi_v2, whole genome shotgun sequence. Encoded proteins:
- the LOC137284263 gene encoding CDP-diacylglycerol--glycerol-3-phosphate 3-phosphatidyltransferase, mitochondrial-like isoform X2, with protein sequence MADKHAFRLLMTWKKRHFHAVSRYATYQCNSSHTGVSDPLQHTARSSHRHCATRTCVLDYFGWIGKFTPCYRVKGDQVLVITEPTQFYEVLKIKARKATSRITIASLYLGTGQLEHDLVACIREACENARKVGNSAMKVNILLDYTRGSRGKTISSRTMLQSLLKDFPSSVDVSLYHTPDLRGLLKQVVPERFNETIGLTHLKVYLFDDSVIISGANLSDNYFTNRQDRYVLFNDSKSLADFFDNLVKTVGNLSFKMKHDNTLALADEESIHPFKDNDDGSRFKRRARKQIQKLLTSSMEYSWNMEDDRTHCEEDGTSGYDTLVYPLIQMGPLGITHDENITLNLFRSAAPGDEILLASGYFNLTDHYMNVILQESHAKYGILMASPEVNGFFGAKGIAGSIPTAYVHIANLFFKSLVWYGQTQRIQMFEYFRDKWTFHVKGLWYYLPGESLPSLTFIGSPNFGYRSVYRDLECQLAVVTENTRLREQLREEHVRLYQSSNLVTSELFKRKDRHVPMWAKAVTTVIKNFF